A genomic segment from Triticum dicoccoides isolate Atlit2015 ecotype Zavitan chromosome 1A, WEW_v2.0, whole genome shotgun sequence encodes:
- the LOC119274486 gene encoding protein STRICTOSIDINE SYNTHASE-LIKE 5-like encodes MATGLGVAAKAVLLALAPVVISVALYSPEDFSPAALPPEHSFGADVSAPRHDARVLATSERIGEGLLPGPEDLAYDAAGGWLYTGCADGWVRRVSVPGGDVEDWAYTGGRPLGVVLSGDGGVAVADADKGLLKVRPDKTVELLTDAAEGLKFALTDGVDIAADGTIYFTDASYKYSLAHHFLDVLEARPHGRLMSFDPSTRRTSVLARDLYFANGVAVAPDQDSLIFCETVMRRCSRYHIRGNKAGTVESFIDSLPGLPDNIRYDGEQGRYWIALSAGRTLQLDVLMWSPLVRKLVYMVEKYVMAVPQGLRDSGTMSVALNGEPVTMYTDPGLALATGWLKVGGYLYYGSLASSYISRVDLTKSSIQA; translated from the exons ATGGCGACCGGGCTAGGAGTCGCCGCGAAGGCCGTGCTGCTGGCGCTGGCGCCGGTGGTGATTTCCGTGGCGCTGTACAGCCCGGAGGACTTCTCTCCGGCGGCGCTGCCGCCCGAGCACAGCTTCGGCGCCGACGTGTCCGCGCCGCGGCACGACGCCCGCGTGCTGGCCACGAGCGAGCGGATCGGGGAGGGGCTGCTCCCGGGCCCCGAGGACCTGGCGTACGACGCCGCCGGCGGGTGGCTGTACACGGGGTGCGCCGACGGGTGGGTCCGCCGGGTGAGCGTGCCTGGCGGGGACGTGGAGGACTGGGCCTACACCGGCGGCCGGCCGCTCGGCGTCGTGCTCTCGGGCGACGGCGGCGTCGCCGTGGCCGACGCGGATAAG GGTTTGCTGAAGGTGAGGCCGGACAAGACGGTGGAGCTGCTGACGGACGCGGCGGAGGGCCTCAAGTTCGCCCTGACGGACGGCGTGGACATCGCCGCCGACGGCACCATCTACTTCACCGACGCCTCGTACAAGTACAGCCTCGCGCACCACTTTCTGGACGTGCTCGAGGCACGGCCCCACGGCCGGCTCATGAGCTTCGACCCCTCCACGCGCCGGACCTCCGTGCTCGCCCGCGACCTCTACTTCGCCAACGGCGTCGCCGTCGCGCCGGACCAAGACTCACTCATCTTCTGTGAGACAGTCAT GAGGAGGTGCTCGCGGTACCACATCAGGGGGAACAAGGCAGGCACGGTGGAGAGCTTCATCGACAGCCTGCCGGGGCTCCCGGACAACATCCGATACGACGGCGAGCAGGGCCGGTACTGGATCGCGCTCTCGGCG ggGAGGACGCTGCAGTTGGACGTGTTGATGTGGTCGCCATTGGTGCGGAAGCTCGTGTACATGGTGGAGAAGTACGTGATGGCGGTGCCGCAGGGCCTGAGGGACTCGGGGACGATGAGCGTGGCTCTAAACGGGGAGCCGGTAACCATGTACACTGACCCGGGGCTCGCGCTCGCCACCGGCTGGCTCAAGGTCGGGGGCTACCTCTACTACGGGTCGCTGGCAAGCTCCTACATCAGCAGGGTCGACCTCACCAAATCATCCATCCAAGCCTAG